One window of the Amycolatopsis mediterranei genome contains the following:
- a CDS encoding acyl-CoA dehydrogenase family protein — MHDVSDLLDGPALALDRYCREVTVDVREIGAVLDREPDAIMDYLDRPSVRFGWYGAIPARFWPELDIPADVREGLGTCVGMTLLAERYAYADPNVLLACPGPSLSAGVFTALADRQRYDSYFSLLAERPVHTFFALTEPRKGSAAAELETTLTPNGDGWLLNGEKCYIGNGAGAQLGVVFCRRAPGPFGIEAVLIDTSRPGFSGELLPSVGLRGVRISRLRFDNVQIPHESLLGAHLRPTRRGLRGALHILYRARPGIAAMALGCAQAACDYLALHERAHAGHDRFLLEAILDRIAATRRLIYDAAAGIDRGELNVHRIGGAKLAAARVAEDATLLAAELLGPASLIEHPWLEKCYRDVRAFEFMEGAGNIHTLSVFQGLLKGNFLDAHRDVDSHAARN; from the coding sequence ATGCATGACGTGAGCGACCTGCTCGACGGACCCGCGCTGGCGCTGGACCGGTACTGCCGCGAGGTCACCGTCGACGTCCGGGAGATCGGCGCCGTCCTGGACCGGGAGCCGGACGCGATCATGGACTACCTCGACCGGCCGTCGGTCCGGTTCGGTTGGTACGGCGCCATCCCCGCGCGCTTCTGGCCGGAGCTGGACATCCCGGCCGACGTGCGCGAGGGCCTCGGCACCTGCGTCGGCATGACCCTGCTCGCCGAGCGGTACGCCTACGCCGACCCCAACGTGCTGCTCGCGTGCCCCGGTCCGTCGCTGTCGGCCGGGGTGTTCACCGCGCTCGCCGACCGGCAACGCTACGACAGCTACTTCTCCCTGCTCGCCGAGCGGCCGGTGCACACCTTCTTCGCCCTCACCGAGCCGCGCAAGGGTTCCGCGGCCGCGGAGCTGGAGACCACGCTCACCCCGAACGGCGACGGCTGGCTGCTCAACGGCGAGAAGTGCTACATCGGCAACGGCGCCGGCGCGCAGCTCGGCGTCGTGTTCTGCCGCCGCGCGCCCGGGCCGTTCGGCATCGAAGCCGTGCTGATCGACACGAGCCGGCCGGGTTTCTCCGGCGAGCTGCTCCCGTCGGTGGGGCTGCGCGGGGTGCGGATCAGCCGGCTGCGGTTCGACAACGTCCAGATTCCCCACGAGAGCCTGCTCGGCGCCCACCTGCGGCCCACCCGCCGCGGCCTGCGCGGCGCGCTGCACATCCTCTACCGGGCCCGCCCCGGCATCGCGGCGATGGCCCTCGGCTGCGCCCAGGCCGCCTGTGACTACCTGGCCTTGCACGAACGCGCCCACGCCGGGCACGACCGGTTCCTCCTCGAGGCGATCCTCGACCGGATCGCGGCGACCAGGCGACTGATCTACGACGCGGCGGCCGGGATCGACCGCGGCGAGCTGAACGTGCACCGGATCGGCGGGGCCAAGCTGGCAGCGGCCCGGGTGGCCGAGGACGCCACGCTGCTCGCGGCCGAGCTGCTCGGTCCGGCGTCGCTGATCGAGCACCCGTGGCTGGAGAAGTGCTATCGAGACGTGCGTGCGTTCGAGTTCATGGAGGGCGCGGGCAACATCCACACGCTGTCGGTCTTCCAGGGCCTCTTGAAGGGCAACTTCCTCGACGCGCACCGGGATGTCGACAGTCATGCGGCTCGGAATTGA
- a CDS encoding acyl-CoA dehydrogenase family protein: MTLTSTPPQHRVAPSYPFALDGAHERATAGRGLVPAPTGHVIASTTALPDAPDGPLNRFGLAVRKDAEASATPGRFAAELIDLHTALVRRTLEHAVEHLGVRTVGGTALLGRQLVQAQLADVALRLRELQVMPAERRVAGRGAPWRTHRRLVGLGRDLLRLLGGSGFLVDGPGGDLHLAEVTGNVYLHPGTEHTDA; encoded by the coding sequence GTGACCCTCACCAGCACCCCACCCCAACACCGAGTGGCCCCGTCGTACCCGTTCGCCCTCGACGGCGCGCACGAGCGGGCGACCGCGGGACGCGGCCTGGTGCCGGCACCGACCGGCCACGTGATCGCCTCGACGACGGCCCTGCCCGACGCGCCGGACGGGCCGCTGAACCGGTTCGGCCTCGCCGTGCGGAAAGACGCCGAGGCCTCGGCCACCCCGGGACGCTTCGCCGCCGAGCTGATCGACCTGCACACCGCCCTCGTGCGCCGCACGCTCGAGCACGCCGTCGAACACCTCGGCGTGCGCACGGTGGGCGGAACGGCGTTGCTCGGCCGGCAGCTCGTCCAGGCGCAGCTGGCCGACGTCGCGCTGCGGCTACGCGAGCTCCAGGTCATGCCGGCGGAGCGGCGCGTCGCCGGCCGGGGCGCGCCCTGGCGCACGCACCGGCGTCTGGTGGGCCTCGGGCGCGACCTGCTGCGGCTGCTCGGCGGGAGCGGCTTCCTCGTCGACGGACCCGGCGGCGACCTGCACCTGGCCGAGGTCACCGGGAACGTCTACCTGCACCCGGGAACGGAGCACACCGATGCATGA
- a CDS encoding ATP-grasp domain-containing protein encodes MDTEYLRSLKAGLGEPAGRLVLICNFEVEDRWARNYVGLPAPGFRASSAVVTRMEELGVLLAGADDVLVLSRPLDPGYRSYLEAQGLPQPAVLVPENVEPGRSTTEDALDSPALLTELSALARGGARLLPMGTSELEQKLADVTGLPLAVPDAATFERVNSKIYSRHLTAAAGLREVPGDCCEGVDEFEEVLRRRRPEIAERPVVIKDAYGVSGKGLVVLDAPEKADRLLRMVLRRARRSGDARLHVVVEEWLPKECDLNYQVTVWRDGRVQLDFVKRALTEHGVHKGHLMPAGITSAAHEEIEHAAEVVGHRLRDDGFHGVLGVDAVVGADGTVYPVLEINARLNMSTYQGSVTEHCQPAGHVALARHYPLRLTRPCGFDELTGVLNPVLGRFGTERFVITCFGTVNADADREPPFGGRLYAVLIAPDRTRLDALDSAVRSALSARFPEENS; translated from the coding sequence GTGGACACCGAATACCTGCGCTCGCTCAAGGCCGGTCTCGGCGAGCCGGCCGGACGGCTCGTCCTCATCTGCAACTTCGAGGTCGAGGACCGGTGGGCGAGGAACTACGTCGGCCTGCCGGCACCGGGGTTCCGCGCGTCCTCGGCGGTCGTGACGCGGATGGAGGAGCTCGGCGTGCTGCTCGCCGGCGCGGACGACGTGCTGGTGCTCAGCCGGCCGCTGGATCCCGGCTACCGGTCGTACCTCGAGGCGCAGGGCCTGCCGCAGCCGGCCGTCCTGGTGCCGGAGAACGTCGAGCCGGGCCGCTCGACGACCGAGGACGCCCTCGACTCCCCCGCGCTGCTCACCGAACTGTCCGCGCTCGCCCGCGGCGGCGCCCGGCTGCTGCCGATGGGCACCTCCGAGCTGGAGCAGAAACTCGCCGATGTCACCGGGTTGCCGCTGGCCGTGCCGGACGCGGCGACCTTCGAACGGGTCAACAGCAAGATCTACAGCCGCCACCTCACCGCCGCCGCCGGGCTGCGCGAGGTTCCCGGGGACTGCTGCGAGGGCGTCGACGAGTTCGAGGAGGTCCTGCGCCGGCGCCGGCCGGAGATCGCCGAGCGGCCCGTGGTGATCAAGGACGCCTACGGCGTCTCGGGCAAGGGGCTGGTGGTGCTCGACGCCCCGGAGAAGGCCGACCGGTTGCTGCGCATGGTGCTTCGCCGCGCGCGGCGCTCCGGTGACGCCCGGTTGCACGTGGTGGTCGAAGAGTGGCTGCCCAAGGAATGCGACCTGAACTACCAGGTGACCGTGTGGCGTGACGGGCGGGTCCAGCTCGACTTCGTCAAGCGGGCGCTCACCGAGCACGGTGTCCACAAGGGACACCTCATGCCGGCGGGAATCACCTCGGCCGCCCACGAGGAGATCGAGCACGCCGCCGAAGTCGTGGGCCACCGGCTGCGCGACGACGGGTTCCACGGCGTGCTCGGCGTGGACGCCGTCGTCGGCGCCGACGGCACGGTCTACCCGGTGCTGGAGATCAACGCGCGGCTCAACATGTCGACCTACCAGGGCAGCGTCACCGAGCACTGCCAGCCCGCCGGGCACGTCGCCCTGGCCCGGCACTACCCGCTGCGCCTGACCCGACCGTGCGGCTTCGACGAGCTGACCGGCGTGCTCAACCCGGTGCTGGGCCGGTTCGGCACCGAGCGGTTCGTGATCACCTGCTTCGGCACCGTGAACGCCGACGCCGACCGGGAGCCGCCGTTCGGCGGCCGGCTCTACGCGGTCCTGATCGCCCCGGACCGCACCCGGCTGGACGCGCTGGACTCGGCCGTGCGGTCCGCCCTGTCGGCCCGTTTCCCCGAGGAGAACTCGTGA
- a CDS encoding helix-turn-helix transcriptional regulator, with the protein MSRAADVSEEDPANRKLSEGRAVRKRERATVATVVAGLTSAVHLEITGEPGIGKTWMLAEVTRTARGSGYTVLSGGAERSAADVELGPLIDAVDEHAAGLAEALPPQIRAALAEVFPSLPRDTGSPAPAGARRLAHAVRVLLETSTATRPLVLALDDLHLADARTVDLLCQLLRLPPRAPVLFAVAYRPKQASARLRRAFATAPALVRLPLQPLSLDQVRALADDSVSAAQCRELHRHSHGNPRYVAAILDPEGRAADATVVDELDELSANARLTAVAGSVLGDDFDLPEVTVAAGLPEADIYVAVDELVAVDLIRELAEPGRFAFRHPVVRHTIYRNARPGWRLGAQARAGRVPASELPRPRRPGLLTRLTDREQQVARLVGDGMTNREIAAALYVTEKTVEMHLSNVFGKLEVRNRVGVARLLHAESR; encoded by the coding sequence GTGTCACGCGCTGCCGATGTCTCCGAAGAAGATCCGGCGAACCGAAAACTATCGGAGGGCCGTGCCGTTCGGAAGCGGGAACGAGCCACGGTCGCCACCGTGGTCGCCGGCCTGACCTCGGCCGTCCACCTCGAGATCACCGGTGAGCCCGGGATCGGCAAGACCTGGATGCTGGCCGAGGTCACCAGAACCGCCCGCGGCAGCGGGTACACGGTGCTGTCCGGCGGCGCCGAGCGATCGGCAGCGGACGTCGAGCTCGGGCCGCTCATCGACGCCGTCGACGAGCACGCGGCCGGGCTCGCCGAGGCGCTGCCGCCGCAGATCCGCGCGGCCCTCGCCGAGGTCTTCCCCTCGCTGCCCCGGGATACCGGCAGTCCCGCCCCGGCCGGCGCCCGCCGGCTCGCGCACGCCGTCCGGGTGCTGCTCGAGACCAGCACAGCCACCCGCCCGCTCGTTCTCGCCCTCGACGACCTGCACCTGGCCGACGCCCGGACCGTCGACCTGCTCTGCCAGCTGCTCCGGCTGCCGCCGCGGGCTCCGGTCCTGTTCGCCGTCGCCTACCGCCCGAAGCAAGCCTCCGCCCGGCTACGGCGAGCGTTCGCCACCGCGCCGGCGCTGGTCCGGCTTCCGCTGCAACCGCTTTCGCTGGACCAGGTTCGCGCGCTGGCCGACGACTCCGTGTCCGCGGCCCAGTGCCGGGAGCTGCACCGGCACAGCCACGGCAACCCGCGCTACGTCGCGGCGATCCTCGACCCCGAAGGCCGCGCCGCCGACGCCACGGTCGTCGACGAGCTGGACGAGCTGTCCGCGAACGCGCGGCTGACCGCCGTCGCGGGCAGCGTGCTCGGCGACGACTTCGACCTCCCGGAGGTGACCGTCGCCGCCGGGCTACCCGAGGCCGACATCTACGTCGCGGTCGACGAACTCGTGGCCGTGGACCTGATCCGGGAGCTGGCCGAGCCGGGACGGTTCGCCTTCCGCCACCCCGTTGTCCGCCACACGATCTACCGCAACGCCCGGCCGGGCTGGCGGCTGGGCGCGCAGGCCCGGGCCGGCCGGGTGCCGGCGAGCGAGCTGCCGAGGCCCCGCCGGCCCGGGCTGCTGACCCGGTTGACCGACCGGGAGCAGCAGGTGGCCCGGCTGGTCGGCGACGGCATGACCAACCGGGAGATCGCGGCGGCGTTGTACGTCACGGAGAAGACCGTCGAGATGCACCTGTCGAACGTGTTCGGCAAGCTGGAGGTGCGCAACCGGGTGGGCGTCGCCCGCCTGCTGCACGCGGAGTCCCGGTAG
- a CDS encoding alanine racemase, translating into MTSLPDHDVAELADRFGTPLYLYDGDALRERYERLRERLHPGVDIFYSAKANPNVSVCALLHSLGAGLEISSLAELVTAERAGATGPDVIFLGPGKSTEELRACCERGVGTIVCESFAELAAVDELRPPATVKVMLRVNPESESAGSRLAMGGKPRQFGVDEEILRSSRDAVSALRHIRVTGFHAYLGTRILDATTIVRNTGTILELAESLAELLDIPLETVDIGGGWGVPYFDGEDDLDADAAIEGINAAVESFLDRNPATRVITELGRYLVGWAGRYIVRARYVKESKGEWFVIADGGTNHHMAAVGIGSFVKRNFPIRALAGQDSPADRVYTVTGPLCTPNDVVAKRVWLPEVHPGDLLEVARSGAYGPSASPVMFLSHGHPAEVLLLGGTAHLVRSRDTVEDLLRPQHLVPAELRAPATLPAH; encoded by the coding sequence GTGACTTCCCTACCAGACCACGATGTCGCGGAACTGGCCGACCGCTTCGGCACGCCGCTGTACCTCTACGACGGCGACGCACTGCGCGAGCGGTACGAGCGGCTGCGCGAGCGGCTGCACCCCGGCGTGGACATCTTCTACTCGGCCAAGGCGAACCCGAACGTCAGCGTCTGCGCCCTGCTGCACTCGCTCGGCGCCGGCCTGGAGATCTCCTCGCTCGCCGAGCTGGTCACGGCCGAGCGGGCCGGGGCCACCGGTCCCGACGTGATCTTCCTCGGCCCGGGCAAGTCCACCGAGGAGTTGCGGGCCTGCTGCGAGCGCGGCGTCGGGACCATCGTCTGCGAGTCGTTCGCCGAGCTGGCCGCGGTCGACGAGCTGCGGCCGCCGGCGACGGTGAAGGTGATGCTGCGGGTGAACCCCGAGTCGGAGAGCGCCGGCTCGCGCCTGGCCATGGGCGGCAAACCCCGGCAGTTCGGGGTGGACGAGGAGATCCTGCGGTCCTCGCGGGACGCCGTCTCCGCACTGCGGCACATCCGGGTGACCGGCTTCCACGCCTACCTCGGCACCCGGATCCTCGACGCGACCACGATCGTGCGCAACACCGGGACGATCCTGGAGCTGGCGGAGTCGCTCGCCGAACTGCTCGACATTCCACTTGAGACGGTCGACATCGGTGGCGGCTGGGGCGTGCCCTACTTCGACGGCGAGGACGACCTGGACGCCGACGCCGCGATCGAGGGGATCAACGCCGCCGTCGAGTCCTTCCTGGACCGCAACCCGGCCACCCGGGTCATCACCGAGCTAGGCCGCTACCTGGTCGGCTGGGCCGGCCGGTACATCGTGCGGGCCCGCTACGTCAAGGAGTCCAAGGGTGAGTGGTTCGTGATCGCCGACGGCGGGACCAACCACCACATGGCCGCGGTGGGCATCGGCAGCTTCGTCAAGCGCAACTTCCCGATCCGCGCACTGGCCGGTCAGGACTCGCCTGCCGACCGGGTCTACACCGTCACCGGCCCGCTGTGCACCCCGAACGACGTGGTGGCCAAGCGGGTGTGGCTGCCCGAGGTGCACCCGGGCGACCTGCTCGAGGTGGCACGGTCGGGCGCCTACGGTCCGAGCGCGTCGCCGGTGATGTTCCTCAGTCACGGCCACCCCGCCGAGGTGCTGCTGCTCGGCGGAACCGCGCACCTGGTCCGCAGCCGCGACACGGTCGAGGACCTGTTGCGGCCCCAGCACCTCGTGCCCGCCGAACTCCGAGCGCCGGCCACCCTGCCGGCGCACTGA
- a CDS encoding condensation domain-containing protein gives MGLRLDLYPPPEVDGAPPVHLTPVDRLCVTFAGDRCRSGPLTIGQGTMYQWIVDERPYDEMISAPLPLPAGTTLADLVAVLGILITENETLRTTFRFDGTPAQHVADCGELWVEVYRDDGTATTDAALAEELFRRLRATEFDPATDLPVRVAVVAEGNVARVAAMVYHHLAVDLTGVALLSRRIATMLAGPGRRRVEPRRHQPLDQADAEHSPRGRRRAEATARYWTDVLMSMPQCNFPLPRSDQAAPGEPLAGWLWSRAAATALPHIVSRTSVNGPIAVLAALGAVLAARTGQPHCVIQALSNNRFETRLRDYVGILASDGLVSLEVTTPGFDELVRRAGTAVLKAGLCSPIDRLEKIRLLDAARHLRGTSYGRYCTFNYPGAAYEADLPATRELGDPAAAASAMSETSIVWLDWPHASEMLGFRLLQKDEGLHFGAIARDRRQIPPAEVELLLRGVERLLVGAATGDVPLNRVAEVTGVEPVVRGPQWRRVDRCLVELPEVRRLLQDAVRSPLARVFAVPSEGDGLRLEAYLPSGLVPGPREAHDACVALLPGRGTAMASHRYVICDGAPADLDDLTAWRGRPVLTAGDGR, from the coding sequence GTGGGGCTGCGACTCGACCTGTATCCGCCACCGGAGGTGGACGGCGCACCACCCGTCCACCTCACGCCGGTGGACCGGCTGTGTGTGACATTCGCGGGCGACCGGTGCCGCAGCGGCCCGCTGACCATCGGCCAGGGCACGATGTACCAGTGGATCGTCGACGAGCGGCCGTACGACGAGATGATCTCCGCTCCGCTGCCGCTGCCGGCCGGCACGACGCTCGCCGATCTCGTCGCGGTGCTCGGCATCCTGATCACGGAGAACGAAACGCTGCGCACCACGTTCCGGTTCGACGGCACCCCGGCCCAGCACGTGGCCGACTGCGGCGAGTTGTGGGTCGAGGTCTACCGGGACGACGGCACCGCAACCACGGACGCGGCCCTGGCCGAGGAACTGTTCCGCCGGCTTCGGGCCACCGAGTTCGACCCGGCGACCGACCTGCCCGTGCGGGTCGCCGTGGTGGCCGAGGGAAACGTCGCCCGGGTGGCGGCCATGGTGTACCACCACCTGGCCGTCGACCTGACCGGCGTCGCGCTGCTGAGCCGGCGGATCGCCACCATGCTCGCCGGCCCGGGCCGGCGCCGGGTCGAGCCGCGCCGGCACCAACCGCTCGACCAGGCCGACGCCGAGCACTCGCCGAGGGGCCGTAGGCGGGCCGAGGCGACCGCGCGGTACTGGACCGACGTGCTGATGTCCATGCCGCAGTGCAACTTCCCGCTGCCGCGCAGTGATCAGGCGGCACCGGGTGAACCTCTGGCCGGCTGGCTGTGGTCCCGGGCCGCGGCGACCGCCCTGCCCCACATCGTCTCGCGCACGAGCGTCAACGGGCCGATCGCCGTCCTGGCCGCGCTGGGCGCCGTGCTCGCCGCGCGCACCGGGCAGCCGCACTGCGTAATCCAGGCCTTGTCCAACAACCGGTTCGAGACGCGGCTGCGGGACTACGTCGGCATCCTCGCGTCCGACGGCCTGGTGTCGCTCGAGGTCACCACCCCCGGATTCGACGAGCTCGTGCGCCGGGCCGGCACCGCGGTGCTGAAGGCCGGGCTGTGCTCGCCGATCGACCGGCTGGAGAAGATCCGGTTGCTCGATGCCGCCCGGCACCTCCGCGGCACCTCCTACGGCCGGTACTGCACGTTCAACTATCCCGGCGCGGCCTACGAGGCCGACCTGCCCGCGACGCGGGAACTCGGCGATCCGGCCGCCGCCGCGTCGGCGATGAGCGAGACCAGCATCGTGTGGCTGGACTGGCCGCACGCCTCGGAGATGCTGGGCTTCCGGTTGCTGCAGAAGGACGAGGGCCTGCACTTCGGCGCGATCGCCCGTGACCGGCGGCAGATCCCGCCGGCCGAGGTGGAACTGCTGCTGCGCGGCGTCGAAAGGCTGCTGGTCGGCGCGGCGACCGGCGATGTCCCGCTGAACCGGGTTGCCGAGGTGACCGGCGTCGAGCCGGTGGTCCGTGGTCCACAGTGGAGGCGGGTCGACCGCTGCCTGGTGGAGCTGCCGGAGGTGCGCCGCCTGCTCCAGGACGCGGTCCGGTCGCCGCTCGCGCGGGTGTTCGCGGTGCCGTCCGAAGGGGACGGTCTGAGGTTGGAGGCGTACCTGCCGTCGGGTCTGGTGCCCGGTCCGCGGGAGGCGCACGACGCGTGCGTCGCGCTGCTGCCCGGCCGCGGCACGGCCATGGCATCGCACCGGTACGTCATCTGCGACGGCGCCCCGGCCGACCTGGACGACCTCACGGCGTGGCGCGGCCGGCCCGTGCTGACCGCCGGCGACGGCCGGTAG
- a CDS encoding 3-oxoacyl-[acyl-carrier-protein] synthase III C-terminal domain-containing protein: MKAVTLDRIEAFTPGRAWTIDEVAEESGLSRHQARMFRRIRGMATVRSDPDLALLDLLAAPAETLLAGVSDVDSVRYLIYSHTFPDLTPSYVNAPELLRNRLGLKKADAFAVAQQACASGLAAIDVAGELLRADGDPSAKALVLTGEKPFTGLTRYLVHVSIMGEASSACLVGLDGGGSRVVSYANRTEGEFAAGFRMTPDTQRRFGESYNDHLLDQMESALDQAGLRMSDIAMVVPHNVNLSSWLKLCTRVGFDRRRVFLDNLAEFGHCYCSDPFLNLVSMRERNLLAKGELYMLTSVGVGSTYAAMVIEY; encoded by the coding sequence GTGAAGGCCGTCACGCTGGATCGGATCGAGGCGTTCACCCCTGGGCGGGCCTGGACCATCGACGAGGTCGCCGAGGAGAGCGGTCTCAGCCGGCACCAGGCCCGGATGTTCCGGCGCATCCGGGGCATGGCGACGGTCCGGTCGGATCCCGACCTGGCCCTGCTGGACCTGCTCGCCGCGCCGGCCGAAACCCTGCTGGCCGGCGTATCCGATGTGGACAGTGTCCGGTACCTCATCTATTCGCACACCTTCCCGGACCTGACACCGTCCTACGTCAACGCACCGGAGCTGCTGCGGAACCGGCTCGGCCTGAAGAAGGCCGATGCCTTTGCGGTGGCACAACAGGCCTGCGCGAGCGGGCTGGCCGCGATCGACGTGGCCGGCGAGCTGCTCCGGGCGGACGGCGACCCGTCGGCGAAGGCGCTCGTGCTCACCGGCGAGAAGCCGTTCACCGGCCTCACCCGGTACCTGGTGCACGTGTCGATCATGGGCGAGGCGTCGTCGGCGTGCCTCGTCGGCCTGGACGGTGGCGGCAGCCGGGTGGTCTCCTACGCCAACCGCACCGAAGGCGAGTTCGCCGCCGGCTTCCGCATGACCCCGGACACGCAACGCCGGTTCGGCGAATCGTACAACGACCACCTGCTCGACCAGATGGAGTCGGCGCTCGACCAGGCCGGGCTGAGGATGTCCGACATCGCCATGGTGGTGCCGCACAACGTCAACCTCAGCTCGTGGCTGAAACTGTGCACGCGCGTCGGTTTCGACCGGCGCCGGGTGTTCCTGGACAACCTGGCCGAATTCGGCCACTGCTACTGCTCGGACCCATTTCTGAACCTGGTCTCCATGCGCGAACGGAACCTGCTGGCCAAGGGGGAGCTGTACATGCTCACCTCGGTGGGCGTCGGGTCGACGTATGCGGCCATGGTCATCGAGTACTGA
- a CDS encoding holo-ACP synthase, which yields MRLGIDLLGAGELDRLCRRRWFTRYAFAPAELAHAADLSGARKEEFLAGRFAAKEAVMKVLGVGLFDGVLPCDIAVVAAPGGPPGVTLCRSAGRAAELAGISQVTVSITHKNGMVAAVAAGW from the coding sequence ATGCGGCTCGGAATTGACCTCCTCGGGGCCGGCGAGCTCGACCGCCTCTGCCGGCGTCGGTGGTTCACCCGGTACGCCTTCGCCCCAGCCGAGCTCGCCCACGCCGCGGACCTGTCCGGCGCCCGGAAGGAGGAGTTCCTCGCCGGCCGGTTCGCCGCGAAGGAGGCGGTCATGAAAGTGCTCGGTGTGGGCCTGTTCGACGGTGTGCTGCCGTGCGACATCGCCGTCGTCGCCGCCCCCGGCGGCCCGCCGGGCGTAACGCTGTGCCGCAGCGCCGGCCGGGCGGCCGAACTGGCCGGGATCTCGCAGGTGACGGTGTCGATCACCCACAAGAACGGGATGGTCGCGGCGGTCGCGGCCGGCTGGTGA
- a CDS encoding acyl carrier protein, whose translation MEHVKIVSAIEQALTDVLQRPVSGMAEETRLFDDLHLDSTSVLELLMALEDTVGIEVDPESLEVSDFKTIGTLAGYVSDNLDRVS comes from the coding sequence ATGGAACACGTGAAGATCGTCTCCGCGATCGAACAGGCGCTCACCGACGTCCTGCAGCGCCCGGTCTCCGGCATGGCCGAGGAGACCCGGCTCTTCGACGACCTGCACCTGGACTCGACATCGGTGCTGGAGCTGCTGATGGCGCTGGAGGACACGGTCGGCATCGAGGTGGACCCGGAGAGCCTCGAGGTCTCCGACTTCAAGACCATCGGGACCCTCGCCGGCTACGTCTCGGACAACCTCGACCGCGTCTCCTGA
- a CDS encoding ABC transporter ATP-binding protein encodes MASDPAVTVSGLCKAYHGRDVVRLVGFEVGRGEVFALLGPNGAGKTTIVEILAGHRKRDAGVVRVLGADPADRDPRWRARIGIVPQRADDLSQSYTLTVREWVRATAAYYPDPRAVDEVLELVGLTAARHSRPALLSGGQRRRLDVALGIVGRPELLFLDEPTTGFDPHARRRFWELIGDLARSGTTIMLTTHYLDEVENLADRVALLADGRIVEVAPPGEVGGRAMAEATVRWATPDGPRQVTTATPAAVVADLVARYGGEVPGLSVERPGLEEIYLRMIGSTA; translated from the coding sequence ATGGCGAGCGATCCCGCGGTGACGGTTTCCGGCCTGTGCAAGGCGTACCACGGCCGCGACGTGGTACGCCTGGTCGGCTTCGAGGTGGGCCGCGGCGAGGTGTTCGCGTTGCTCGGCCCGAACGGCGCCGGGAAGACCACGATCGTGGAAATCCTGGCCGGGCACCGGAAACGGGATGCCGGAGTGGTCCGGGTGCTCGGCGCGGACCCGGCCGACCGCGACCCGCGGTGGCGCGCCCGGATCGGCATCGTCCCGCAGCGCGCCGACGACCTGAGCCAGTCCTACACGCTCACCGTCCGGGAGTGGGTGCGGGCGACGGCTGCCTACTACCCCGACCCGCGTGCCGTCGACGAGGTGCTCGAGCTGGTCGGTCTCACCGCGGCGCGGCACAGCCGCCCCGCCCTGCTGTCCGGGGGGCAGCGTCGCCGGCTCGATGTCGCCCTCGGCATCGTCGGGCGACCGGAGCTGCTCTTCCTCGACGAGCCGACCACCGGGTTCGACCCGCACGCGCGGCGGCGGTTCTGGGAGCTGATCGGCGATCTCGCCCGGTCCGGCACCACGATCATGCTCACCACGCACTACCTCGACGAGGTGGAGAACCTCGCCGACCGGGTGGCGCTGCTCGCCGACGGCCGGATCGTCGAGGTGGCCCCGCCGGGCGAGGTGGGCGGCCGGGCCATGGCGGAGGCAACGGTCCGGTGGGCCACGCCGGACGGCCCGCGGCAGGTCACCACCGCCACACCCGCGGCGGTGGTCGCCGACCTGGTCGCGCGGTACGGCGGGGAGGTGCCGGGACTGTCGGTCGAGCGGCCCGGCCTCGAGGAGATCTACCTGCGGATGATCGGGTCGACGGCATGA